In Exiguobacterium sibiricum 7-3, a genomic segment contains:
- a CDS encoding S8 family peptidase, whose amino-acid sequence MKKLITGSLTVSLLIGFGLNGEAIDKQKTISSQQVEHAKALPTFHGSYIGAPMKGRFDEEGFDVWYMDAADFITDGTHLEFELDWDVYGTIFTSKADADAGRVYDRYFQRNDETMYFPLSWKGRQYLILEGSPGDTYSVPFSVSRYEPVDLTKGSSVTTKASTALIVKTKSGKMRASSVGAKSVQSLAPELRLEKLTYRSAAEANQAKQKLEQSSSTAYVEYDTPVQAFGADAFKHHQWSLLNTGQKKGLKGADIGFTAMQKRIAKKKQSTTLVAVIDSGVNPSYADFAGKVRMDLGYDFVNRSKTAWDDNGHGSHVAGIIAAGSDNTYGMTGISAKASIIPIKILDESGAGYTSDLVSGINHAVKKGAKVINLSLGGYASSKSVESALAYAKSKNVLVVAASGNEAKKALSYPARSKYVLSVGATGRTDKRASFSNYGTGLDLVAPGVSIPSYLADGELAFASGTSMAAPHVAAVASVLYSLKPTIKATDVESILKKSAKDLGSKGYDTTYGSGRLNADKAASYIK is encoded by the coding sequence ATGAAAAAACTTATTACAGGTAGCCTGACGGTTAGCTTACTTATAGGATTTGGTTTAAACGGAGAAGCGATCGACAAACAAAAAACGATTAGTAGCCAGCAGGTGGAGCATGCAAAAGCATTACCAACGTTCCATGGCAGTTATATCGGAGCACCGATGAAAGGACGATTTGACGAAGAAGGGTTTGACGTCTGGTACATGGATGCAGCCGACTTTATCACGGACGGGACGCATCTTGAATTTGAACTCGACTGGGACGTTTACGGGACGATATTTACGAGTAAAGCAGATGCCGATGCAGGTCGTGTCTACGACCGGTACTTTCAACGTAATGACGAAACGATGTATTTCCCGCTCAGCTGGAAAGGGCGTCAGTACTTAATTCTTGAAGGGTCTCCTGGCGATACGTACTCTGTCCCGTTTAGTGTGTCGCGGTACGAACCGGTTGATTTGACGAAAGGTTCGTCTGTCACGACGAAGGCGAGCACGGCACTGATCGTCAAAACAAAATCCGGTAAGATGCGTGCAAGTAGTGTCGGTGCCAAGTCGGTTCAGTCATTGGCACCTGAATTACGACTCGAAAAATTGACGTATCGATCGGCCGCGGAAGCGAACCAAGCGAAACAGAAACTTGAGCAATCAAGTTCGACAGCGTACGTCGAATACGATACGCCGGTTCAAGCGTTTGGCGCCGATGCGTTCAAACACCACCAGTGGTCACTCCTGAACACAGGACAGAAAAAAGGTCTCAAAGGAGCGGACATCGGTTTCACGGCGATGCAAAAACGGATTGCGAAAAAGAAACAGTCGACGACACTCGTCGCTGTCATTGATTCAGGCGTCAACCCGAGTTATGCTGATTTCGCCGGCAAGGTCCGGATGGATCTTGGATACGATTTCGTCAATCGTTCGAAGACGGCTTGGGATGATAATGGACATGGTTCGCATGTCGCAGGAATCATCGCCGCCGGTAGTGACAATACGTACGGAATGACAGGGATTAGTGCCAAAGCTTCGATCATTCCGATTAAAATCTTGGACGAAAGCGGAGCCGGTTACACGTCGGATCTCGTGAGCGGCATCAATCATGCTGTCAAAAAAGGAGCGAAGGTCATCAATCTTAGCCTTGGTGGTTATGCTTCATCTAAATCGGTCGAATCGGCACTCGCTTATGCGAAAAGCAAAAATGTCTTAGTCGTCGCTGCTTCTGGTAACGAGGCGAAAAAGGCATTGTCATACCCGGCTCGTTCAAAATATGTCCTATCGGTCGGTGCGACAGGGCGGACGGATAAACGTGCCTCGTTCTCGAACTATGGGACGGGACTTGATCTTGTGGCACCGGGTGTTTCGATTCCAAGTTATCTGGCGGACGGAGAACTCGCTTTTGCGAGCGGGACCTCGATGGCAGCCCCACATGTCGCGGCAGTCGCGAGTGTCTTGTACAGTCTGAAACCGACGATCAAAGCGACCGATGTCGAAAGTATCCTCAAAAAATCAGCGAAGGATCTTGGCAGTAAAGGGTACGATACGACATATGGATCGGGTCGTCTTAATGCCGACAAAGCAGCCAGTTACATTAAATGA
- a CDS encoding S8 family peptidase: MQKWLVGLTVFGLLGTAVPIQTEAAGTGAQKLPALDAKTKKAYIKGKFDSKGKALFYFDTKTYLTGGTHLKFAADATEAVTVYESQTDYKQQLVYGRYDQVTNQSLIFPLSWSGRQYIEIEGKKNTAFVVPFKLERLQPLRESIGQSSTSAKASSLVVKWTGTADQNQQLSEQTDVVKRETIDAGLKLEKFTYRTVMQALAAKRQLEQIRGVAYVELDSQMHGLGNDVFKSYQWSLNNTGQRGGVKGADINFDAMKKRINSKKQSTVLVAVIDTGINPTYADFAGRVRMDLGYDFVNRRQLAIDDHGHGSHIAGIIAANSNNTYGMSGINAKASIIPIKVLGEDNYGSNSNIAKGILHAVKKKAKVINISIGGGFSSRAIEDALAYAKKQGVLVVVAAGNEGTNKLSYPARSQYALSVGSSNRFDKRSAFSNYGEGLDLIAPGQDIPSYLSDGVSAFWSGTSMAAPHVAGVASVLYSLKPTIKASEVESILKKSAQDLGEKGYDTSYGYGRLDADRAVRLLK, from the coding sequence ATGCAAAAATGGTTAGTCGGCTTGACGGTTTTCGGTCTACTGGGAACAGCCGTACCGATTCAAACAGAAGCAGCAGGGACCGGTGCGCAAAAATTACCGGCGCTGGACGCGAAAACAAAGAAAGCCTACATTAAAGGAAAGTTTGACAGCAAAGGAAAAGCCTTGTTTTACTTTGATACAAAAACCTACCTGACGGGCGGCACTCACCTCAAGTTTGCTGCGGACGCTACGGAAGCGGTCACGGTCTATGAATCACAAACAGACTATAAACAACAACTGGTCTACGGACGGTACGATCAAGTTACGAATCAGTCGCTGATTTTCCCGCTCAGTTGGAGTGGACGTCAATACATAGAGATTGAAGGAAAGAAAAATACGGCGTTTGTCGTCCCGTTTAAACTTGAACGCCTGCAACCGCTTCGGGAGTCGATTGGTCAGTCTAGCACATCGGCGAAAGCGAGCAGTCTCGTCGTCAAATGGACGGGAACAGCTGATCAGAATCAGCAGTTGTCTGAGCAAACGGATGTCGTCAAACGGGAAACGATTGATGCAGGACTCAAGCTCGAAAAATTCACGTATCGGACGGTCATGCAGGCGCTTGCCGCAAAACGCCAACTCGAACAAATACGTGGCGTCGCTTATGTCGAACTCGATAGTCAGATGCATGGACTCGGAAATGATGTCTTCAAATCGTATCAATGGTCGTTGAATAATACCGGACAACGGGGTGGTGTCAAAGGAGCGGATATCAACTTCGACGCGATGAAAAAACGGATTAATTCGAAAAAACAATCGACGGTCCTCGTCGCGGTCATCGATACCGGGATCAACCCGACGTACGCCGATTTTGCCGGACGGGTCCGGATGGATCTTGGGTATGATTTTGTCAACCGCCGTCAGCTCGCCATCGATGATCATGGTCATGGCTCACACATTGCTGGTATCATCGCGGCGAACAGCAACAATACGTACGGCATGTCCGGCATCAATGCCAAAGCATCGATCATCCCGATCAAAGTGCTCGGGGAAGACAACTACGGTTCCAACTCGAATATCGCCAAAGGGATTCTGCATGCGGTGAAGAAGAAAGCCAAAGTCATCAATATCAGCATCGGTGGCGGATTCTCGTCCCGTGCGATTGAGGATGCTCTCGCCTATGCGAAAAAACAAGGTGTCCTTGTTGTCGTCGCGGCGGGGAATGAAGGAACGAACAAACTGTCCTATCCGGCACGGTCGCAGTATGCGCTCTCAGTCGGGTCCTCCAACCGGTTCGACAAACGATCGGCCTTCTCGAACTATGGCGAAGGACTCGATTTGATTGCACCGGGACAAGACATTCCAAGTTACCTGAGTGACGGGGTATCGGCCTTCTGGAGCGGGACGTCGATGGCAGCACCGCATGTCGCCGGTGTCGCGAGCGTCCTCTACAGCTTAAAACCGACGATCAAAGCGTCTGAAGTCGAAAGCATTCTCAAAAAATCAGCACAAGACCTTGGGGAAAAAGGATATGATACGTCGTACGGGTACGGACGGCTTGATGCTGATCGGGCTGTGAGACTCTTGAAATGA
- a CDS encoding LCP family glycopolymer transferase, with amino-acid sequence MLLIALVLVVGGGGFIGYTYYQVDQTVKKIQSPVKNTGDEVVEKQKPVSVLLLGVDRRKGETNGRSDSIMIMTLNPTQNESRLISIPRDTKVDIVGKGTNDKINHAYSFGGPEMAIKTVEKFLDIPINYYAEINMEGFTSLVDAVGGVTVNNDLDFKVGEKQFIVGKINLNGDEALKYTRMRYEDPRGDFGRQMRQRQVIEQVVAKLSSDVSVSKFNAIMDVVGKNAQTNVSFKPMRTLAFDYMDAFKNQKNLKLEGTGGKEADGIYYWHPTEDSLAQTKTALRYSLGLE; translated from the coding sequence ATGTTATTGATTGCCTTAGTATTGGTTGTCGGAGGTGGAGGGTTCATCGGTTATACCTATTACCAAGTCGACCAGACCGTCAAAAAGATTCAGTCGCCGGTCAAGAATACGGGTGATGAAGTCGTCGAAAAACAAAAACCGGTTTCTGTTTTATTACTGGGTGTCGATCGTCGAAAAGGTGAAACAAACGGACGAAGCGACTCGATTATGATCATGACGCTTAACCCGACACAAAATGAAAGTCGTTTGATTAGTATCCCACGCGATACGAAAGTCGACATCGTCGGTAAGGGGACAAACGATAAAATCAACCACGCCTATTCATTTGGGGGACCGGAGATGGCCATCAAAACAGTCGAGAAGTTCCTTGATATTCCAATCAACTATTATGCAGAAATCAATATGGAAGGATTCACTTCACTGGTTGATGCGGTTGGCGGCGTCACGGTCAACAACGATTTAGATTTCAAAGTCGGCGAGAAACAGTTCATCGTCGGGAAAATCAATTTGAACGGTGATGAAGCATTGAAGTATACGCGGATGCGTTATGAAGATCCGCGTGGTGACTTCGGTCGTCAAATGCGTCAACGCCAAGTCATCGAACAAGTTGTTGCCAAATTATCATCAGATGTTTCGGTCAGTAAGTTCAATGCGATCATGGATGTCGTCGGTAAAAACGCACAAACTAACGTGTCGTTCAAACCGATGCGGACACTTGCCTTCGATTACATGGATGCGTTTAAAAATCAAAAGAATTTAAAGCTTGAGGGAACAGGTGGAAAAGAAGCGGATGGCATTTATTACTGGCATCCGACCGAGGATTCACTGGCCCAAACGAAAACCGCATTACGTTATTCGCTTGGTCTGGAATAA
- a CDS encoding YveK family protein has protein sequence MNETISLQELFSILRKSLWRILALTIVAAVISFAVSTFLIKPTYQAGTQILVTPKKQENDVIDASQVQSSVTLVNTYRVIIKSPAILEKVQAEVENAPTSINALNNMITVESEQNSQVINVSVQSTDAALASNVANSVANVFSEDITDLMNVDNVKVLSVSGIPTAPVSPNIILNTAIAAVVGFLLGVGLAFLREVLDRRIRTEEQVQQILDLPVLGSIPDIDSKVFKSSAKATKREAAKQYG, from the coding sequence ATGAATGAAACGATCAGCTTACAAGAATTATTTTCAATTTTGAGAAAATCGCTTTGGCGGATTCTCGCACTGACCATCGTCGCAGCCGTCATCTCATTTGCCGTCAGTACCTTTTTGATCAAACCGACGTATCAAGCCGGTACACAGATTTTGGTCACACCGAAAAAACAGGAAAACGATGTGATTGATGCTTCGCAAGTCCAATCGTCCGTCACACTTGTCAATACATACCGTGTCATCATCAAAAGTCCGGCCATTCTCGAAAAGGTTCAGGCAGAAGTGGAAAATGCTCCCACTAGTATTAACGCCTTAAATAATATGATTACCGTCGAAAGTGAACAAAATTCACAGGTTATCAACGTTTCCGTTCAAAGTACCGATGCTGCTCTTGCATCAAACGTCGCCAACTCCGTCGCCAACGTGTTCAGTGAAGACATTACGGATTTGATGAATGTCGATAACGTCAAAGTGTTATCTGTTTCAGGCATTCCGACAGCTCCGGTCAGTCCAAATATCATTTTGAATACAGCGATTGCCGCAGTGGTTGGCTTCTTATTAGGTGTAGGACTTGCTTTCTTACGTGAAGTACTCGACCGTCGAATCCGGACAGAGGAACAAGTTCAGCAAATTCTTGACTTGCCTGTTTTAGGAAGTATCCCGGATATCGACAGCAAAGTCTTCAAGTCATCAGCGAAAGCAACAAAACGAGAGGCGGCAAAACAATATGGCTAA
- a CDS encoding CpsD/CapB family tyrosine-protein kinase, which yields MAKKNKMNKDARNLITVTQPKSPIAEQYRTIRTNIEFMAVDKEIQVMLVTSATQSEGKSTTSSNLAVAYAQQGKKVLIIDTDMRRPTVHYTFRVANGLGLSSLLTRQAELEKAILPTKVENLSILTAGPIPPNPAELLSSKAMEKLILQLRDEYDVIILDAPPLLQVADSRITSKLTDGVVLVVSCMTSDRQRVLKAKEQLELAEAKILGVVLNRRELTDDSAYQYYYSYE from the coding sequence ATGGCTAAGAAAAATAAGATGAATAAAGATGCCCGTAATCTGATTACAGTCACTCAACCGAAGTCGCCGATTGCCGAGCAATACCGGACCATCCGGACAAATATCGAGTTCATGGCAGTGGATAAAGAGATTCAAGTCATGCTTGTGACATCAGCCACACAAAGTGAAGGGAAGTCGACGACTTCTTCGAATCTCGCGGTCGCATATGCGCAACAAGGAAAAAAGGTCTTGATCATCGACACGGATATGCGTCGTCCAACGGTCCATTATACATTCCGGGTTGCCAATGGTCTGGGATTATCGAGCCTGTTGACACGCCAAGCCGAGCTTGAAAAAGCTATCCTACCAACAAAAGTCGAAAATTTATCGATCTTAACGGCAGGACCGATTCCACCGAACCCGGCCGAGCTGTTGTCGTCAAAAGCGATGGAAAAATTAATTCTGCAATTGCGTGACGAGTATGATGTCATCATTTTGGATGCTCCGCCGTTACTGCAAGTCGCGGACAGCCGGATCACATCTAAACTGACGGACGGTGTCGTGCTGGTCGTCAGCTGTATGACATCGGATCGTCAACGTGTCCTTAAAGCTAAAGAACAACTCGAACTGGCGGAAGCGAAGATCCTTGGCGTCGTCTTGAACCGCCGGGAGCTGACGGATGATTCAGCGTATCAATACTATTATTCCTATGAATAA
- a CDS encoding tyrosine-protein phosphatase encodes MVDLHCHLLPLVDDGPASIEQMLQLAEQAASEGITRIIATPHLFHPQFETEDVDVKLTVDELNVLLHQRNIPITVYPGHEIRLTGELIEEVQKGTALPLADSRYLLIEFPSTGIPSYARQVFAELISDGYVPVIAHPEKNKAIIQNPTLLFDLILNGAISQVTCASLIGKYGKDVQRFAVALLENGLAHLVASDAHHTEKRPFYWEQCRKYLEHELEDWLYEEIYENNEAVLLNQLVTINPPNPVEKNWKGQWV; translated from the coding sequence ATGGTTGATCTTCATTGTCATCTTTTACCGCTGGTCGATGACGGTCCGGCGAGTATCGAGCAAATGTTACAGCTGGCGGAGCAGGCAGCAAGTGAAGGGATCACACGAATCATCGCGACCCCGCACCTGTTTCATCCGCAGTTCGAGACGGAAGACGTCGATGTGAAACTGACCGTTGATGAATTAAATGTCTTACTCCATCAGCGCAATATTCCAATCACCGTCTATCCGGGGCATGAGATTCGTTTGACGGGTGAGTTAATCGAAGAAGTCCAAAAGGGGACGGCATTGCCGCTTGCGGATTCACGTTATTTACTGATTGAATTTCCTTCGACCGGAATCCCGTCGTATGCGCGACAAGTGTTTGCCGAATTAATTTCTGACGGCTACGTTCCCGTCATTGCGCATCCGGAAAAAAACAAAGCTATCATCCAGAATCCGACATTGTTGTTTGATTTAATTTTAAATGGTGCAATCAGTCAAGTGACTTGTGCGAGTCTGATCGGTAAGTACGGTAAGGATGTCCAACGTTTTGCCGTTGCCTTACTTGAAAACGGTTTGGCTCATCTCGTGGCGTCAGACGCCCACCATACTGAAAAGCGTCCGTTCTACTGGGAACAATGCCGAAAATATTTGGAGCATGAATTAGAAGACTGGTTGTATGAAGAAATTTATGAGAACAATGAAGCGGTTCTTCTGAACCAGCTCGTGACGATTAATCCTCCGAATCCGGTTGAAAAGAACTGGAAAGGTCAGTGGGTATAA
- the galU gene encoding UTP--glucose-1-phosphate uridylyltransferase GalU, whose amino-acid sequence MNRVKKAVIPAAGLGTRFLPATKAMPKEMLPIVDKPTIQYIIEEAIESGIEDILIITGKGKRAIEDHFDSVPELEANLIAKNKSELLHLVEATTNINIHFIRQSKPKGLGDAILQAKAFIGNEPFVVMLGDDIVQADIPCTRQLIEQYEITNSSIIGVQPVADKDTHRYGIVDPSTSISANLHKVKSFVEKPAPGTAPSNLAILGRYLLTPEIFKYLETQEVGSGGEIQLTDAITRLNEMQRVFAYEFDGKRYDVGEKLGFIQTTLEFALKRDDLGDDVAKMMADLLAERAKSSSLV is encoded by the coding sequence ATGAATCGTGTAAAAAAGGCGGTTATTCCAGCTGCTGGACTTGGCACACGTTTTTTACCGGCGACAAAAGCGATGCCGAAGGAAATGTTGCCGATCGTCGATAAGCCGACGATTCAATATATCATCGAAGAAGCGATTGAATCGGGGATTGAAGATATTTTAATCATCACTGGTAAAGGCAAACGGGCCATCGAGGATCATTTTGATTCCGTGCCGGAACTCGAAGCAAACTTGATTGCGAAAAATAAGTCGGAGTTGTTGCATTTAGTAGAAGCAACGACAAACATCAATATTCATTTCATCCGTCAGTCGAAACCAAAGGGTCTCGGAGACGCGATTCTCCAAGCAAAGGCCTTCATTGGCAACGAACCGTTCGTCGTCATGCTCGGGGATGATATCGTCCAAGCCGATATTCCATGTACACGTCAATTAATTGAGCAGTACGAGATTACGAACAGTTCAATCATCGGTGTCCAACCGGTTGCGGATAAAGATACGCATCGCTACGGCATCGTTGATCCAAGCACGAGCATCTCTGCGAACTTACATAAGGTGAAATCATTTGTTGAAAAGCCGGCACCAGGCACGGCACCATCGAACTTAGCGATTTTAGGCCGCTATTTACTGACACCGGAAATCTTTAAATACTTAGAAACACAGGAAGTCGGGTCAGGCGGCGAGATTCAATTGACGGACGCGATTACACGACTGAATGAAATGCAACGGGTCTTTGCTTATGAATTTGACGGAAAACGTTATGACGTCGGTGAAAAACTGGGCTTCATTCAAACGACACTCGAGTTTGCCTTGAAACGGGATGACCTGGGAGATGACGTTGCAAAGATGATGGCAGACTTACTCGCAGAACGTGCGAAGTCCTCTTCGCTTGTCTAA
- a CDS encoding nucleoside-diphosphate sugar epimerase/dehydratase has product MKFYYYYRTLTLACIDAVALGIAMGFTYFFLYPKELFDLIDSKLLLQSAAVFALLFVTLAFLMKLYRVNWKYASIQEALTLSLSLGASSIGLMVYQKFVFGQVLERITILSFCISLLLLGAIRVALRLLGIGQHWRKYALPRRMVKSRKRTLVIGAGRAGRSLVRQLYVSPFHELKPVAFLDDDPKNMHFMIQGIEVVGTTANLKAVIEKHRIEAIVLAIPSLTQQRRVELITEAKMLCKNVQTLPMIEELITGKVSVSAIRDVSIEDLLGREPVELDISGIKSEIEGRTVLVTGAGGSIGSEICRQIIQFNPTTLVLLGHGENSIYLIERELRGLQFPINLVPIIADVQDRTRLEEVFATHKPQVVFHAAAHKHVPLMEANPYESVKNNVYGTKNVAEVADLFEAERFVMISTDKAVNPTNVMGSTKRIAEMVIQELGCRSKTKFAVVRFGNVLGSRGSVIPLFKSQILAGGPVTVTHPEMTRFFMTIPEASRLVIQAGILADGGEVFVLDMGEPVKIVDLAKNMIELSGFTEDEMPIVFSGIRPGEKMYEELLKDGEVDPEAIYPKIFVGRTRQKEPVMNILNLVDRHKNAPLQLRNVLLDIANDVAVREENLV; this is encoded by the coding sequence TTGAAATTCTACTATTATTATCGGACCCTGACGTTAGCCTGCATCGATGCTGTCGCTTTAGGAATCGCGATGGGGTTTACCTATTTTTTCTTATATCCAAAAGAACTGTTTGATTTGATTGATAGTAAACTATTGCTTCAATCAGCTGCTGTCTTTGCATTGTTGTTCGTCACATTGGCCTTTTTAATGAAGTTGTATCGTGTCAACTGGAAGTATGCCAGCATCCAAGAGGCGCTGACCTTGTCTTTGTCACTCGGTGCCAGCTCGATTGGACTGATGGTTTATCAAAAATTTGTGTTCGGACAAGTTCTTGAACGCATCACGATTCTTAGTTTTTGTATTTCATTATTATTGCTTGGAGCGATTCGTGTTGCGCTACGACTACTTGGAATCGGACAACATTGGCGAAAATATGCCTTACCTCGCCGGATGGTCAAGTCACGTAAACGGACACTTGTCATTGGTGCCGGACGAGCTGGACGCTCGTTAGTCCGTCAATTATATGTATCTCCGTTCCATGAGCTAAAGCCTGTTGCATTTTTGGATGATGATCCAAAAAATATGCATTTCATGATTCAAGGAATCGAAGTCGTTGGGACGACTGCAAATTTAAAAGCAGTCATTGAAAAACACCGGATTGAAGCGATTGTACTCGCGATTCCGTCACTGACACAGCAACGACGGGTTGAACTGATCACGGAAGCGAAAATGCTTTGTAAAAACGTTCAAACGTTGCCGATGATTGAAGAGTTGATTACAGGAAAAGTTTCTGTCAGTGCGATTCGAGACGTTTCGATTGAAGATTTACTAGGTCGTGAACCGGTTGAACTCGATATTTCGGGGATTAAATCTGAAATCGAAGGACGAACAGTTCTTGTGACCGGAGCAGGTGGATCGATTGGATCAGAAATTTGCCGACAAATCATTCAATTCAATCCAACAACACTTGTATTACTGGGTCATGGTGAAAACAGTATTTACCTGATTGAACGAGAGCTACGCGGACTTCAGTTTCCGATTAATTTAGTACCAATCATTGCAGATGTCCAAGATCGCACGCGACTGGAAGAAGTGTTTGCGACACACAAACCACAGGTCGTTTTCCACGCAGCAGCGCATAAGCATGTGCCTTTAATGGAAGCCAACCCGTACGAATCAGTTAAAAACAATGTGTACGGGACAAAAAATGTTGCCGAAGTAGCTGACTTATTCGAAGCAGAACGATTTGTGATGATTTCAACCGATAAAGCCGTCAATCCAACAAACGTCATGGGATCCACAAAACGGATTGCGGAAATGGTTATTCAAGAACTGGGATGTCGCAGCAAAACGAAGTTTGCGGTCGTACGTTTCGGAAATGTACTGGGGAGTCGTGGCTCGGTCATTCCACTGTTTAAATCACAAATTTTAGCGGGCGGACCGGTTACGGTCACACACCCGGAAATGACACGATTCTTTATGACGATTCCGGAAGCAAGTCGGTTAGTCATTCAAGCCGGTATCTTAGCAGATGGTGGAGAAGTGTTTGTCCTTGATATGGGAGAGCCAGTCAAAATCGTTGATCTTGCTAAAAACATGATTGAACTGAGTGGTTTTACAGAAGATGAAATGCCAATCGTGTTCTCGGGGATTCGCCCGGGTGAGAAAATGTACGAAGAACTACTGAAAGACGGCGAAGTGGATCCGGAAGCGATTTATCCGAAGATTTTTGTCGGCCGAACGCGTCAAAAAGAACCAGTCATGAATATTTTGAATCTAGTCGATCGACATAAGAATGCACCACTGCAATTAAGAAACGTCTTACTCGATATTGCGAATGATGTTGCGGTTCGCGAAGAAAACCTAGTCTGA
- a CDS encoding sugar transferase, with the protein MNYLKIKRPLGFSIACVACLVLIPVFILIMAAIKVESRGPVFFKQKRVGLNKNHFNILKFRTMYIETPNDTPTHLLADPDVYITRVGKILRKTSLDELPQLFNILKGEMAFVGPRPALWNQYDLIDERDKYQANDTLPGLTGWAQINGRDELPIEIKAKLDGEYVKRMGILMDTRCFVATIFSVLKSDGVVEGGTGKITVKEVASTKE; encoded by the coding sequence TTGAATTACTTAAAAATCAAACGTCCACTTGGATTTTCGATTGCCTGTGTTGCCTGTTTAGTATTGATTCCTGTCTTTATCCTGATTATGGCTGCCATCAAGGTGGAGTCACGAGGGCCTGTATTCTTTAAACAAAAACGAGTCGGTCTGAATAAAAATCATTTTAATATTTTAAAATTCCGGACGATGTACATCGAAACACCAAATGATACACCAACCCACTTGTTAGCGGATCCAGACGTGTACATTACACGTGTCGGTAAGATTCTACGAAAAACAAGCCTGGATGAACTGCCACAGCTGTTTAATATTTTGAAAGGCGAGATGGCATTTGTCGGACCACGTCCAGCGTTGTGGAACCAATACGATTTGATCGATGAGCGAGATAAATACCAAGCAAATGACACGTTACCCGGTTTGACAGGCTGGGCGCAAATCAATGGTCGTGATGAACTACCGATTGAAATCAAAGCCAAGTTAGATGGAGAGTACGTAAAACGAATGGGAATCCTGATGGATACCCGGTGTTTCGTCGCAACAATTTTTAGTGTTTTGAAAAGTGACGGAGTAGTTGAAGGTGGTACAGGAAAAATTACTGTAAAAGAAGTTGCAAGTACGAAGGAGTAA
- a CDS encoding NAD-dependent epimerase/dehydratase family protein yields MKKVLVTGENGYIGNKFKEWVQSGNKEIELNYVSVRGEEWRKTDFSAYDTVLHLAGIAHVSRNPKLKELYYKINRDLTIKLAEKAKKENVKQFIFMSSIIVYGLDNKIGDYSSINNNTIPAPVDFYGDSKLQADLQIQSMNSKEFKTAVIRTPIVYGPECKGNFKKIINLAKITPIFIDLDNKRSMIYIDNLNCLIEQIISSKSSGVFYPQNTEYVSTKQIIEVAAKYSGRKIYFISSFNFLIKLASKKISIINKIFGNKIYEKDISKSNQYQVCDFETSIKKSMINN; encoded by the coding sequence ATGAAAAAAGTTCTTGTTACAGGTGAGAATGGCTATATAGGGAACAAATTTAAAGAATGGGTTCAGTCAGGCAATAAAGAAATTGAGCTGAATTATGTTTCTGTAAGAGGAGAAGAATGGCGTAAAACTGATTTTAGTGCTTATGATACTGTTTTACATCTTGCGGGTATAGCGCATGTTTCTCGTAATCCAAAACTTAAAGAGTTATATTACAAAATCAATAGAGACTTGACGATTAAATTAGCTGAAAAAGCCAAGAAAGAAAATGTAAAACAGTTTATTTTTATGAGCAGTATTATTGTTTACGGATTAGATAATAAAATTGGTGATTATAGTAGCATCAACAACAATACAATTCCAGCTCCAGTAGATTTTTACGGAGACAGTAAATTACAAGCAGATTTACAAATTCAATCAATGAACAGCAAAGAATTTAAAACAGCAGTAATTCGTACACCAATTGTATATGGACCAGAGTGCAAAGGAAACTTTAAGAAAATAATAAACTTAGCAAAAATCACTCCTATTTTTATCGATTTAGATAATAAGAGAAGTATGATCTATATTGATAATTTAAATTGTCTAATTGAACAAATAATAAGTAGTAAGAGTTCAGGAGTATTTTATCCTCAAAATACAGAGTATGTAAGTACAAAACAAATCATTGAAGTTGCTGCAAAATATAGCGGACGCAAAATATACTTTATTTCGTCTTTCAACTTTTTAATAAAATTAGCTAGTAAAAAAATCAGTATCATCAATAAAATATTTGGTAATAAAATTTATGAGAAAGATATTTCGAAATCTAATCAGTATCAAGTTTGTGATTTCGAAACATCAATAAAAAAAAGTATGATTAATAACTAA